Proteins encoded in a region of the Rutidosis leptorrhynchoides isolate AG116_Rl617_1_P2 chromosome 9, CSIRO_AGI_Rlap_v1, whole genome shotgun sequence genome:
- the LOC139865835 gene encoding probable fructokinase-7 — MANIPISDGLKEVSLHSNGGPKTIGSLVVCFGEMLIDFVPTVSGVSLAEATAFQKAPGGAPANVAVGISRLGGSSAFIGKVGDDEFGHMLADILKKNKVDNSGMRFDHNARTALAFVTLRSDGEREFMFFRNPSADMLFQESELDKSLIKKASIFHYGSISLIEEPCKSTHLAAMAVAKNSGCILSYDVNLRLPLWPSEDAARNGIMSIWDQADVIKVSEDEITFLTRGDDPYDDNVVLNKLFHPNLKLLLVSEGPDGCRYYTQKFKGRVPGVKVKAIDTTGAGDAFVGGILSILASDTNLYKDESKLREALLFANACGAITVTKKGAIPAMPTRDEVHKILKRDSC, encoded by the exons ATGGCAAATATTCCCATTTCAG ATGGTTTGAAAGAGGTGTCCTTGCATTCGAATGGAGGCCCAAAAACTATCGGTTCACTCGTTGTCTGTTTTGGCGAAATGTTGATCGATTTTGTGCCGACAGTTTCTGGAGTTTCACTTGCAGAAGCAACCGCCTTTCAAAAAGCTCCTGGCGGTGCTCCTGCTAATGTTGCAGTCGGCATTTCAAGATTAGGAGGTTCATCTGCCTTTATAGGCAAG GTTGGTGATGATGAATTTGGGCACATGTTAGCTGATATATTAAAGAAAAACAAAGTCGACAACTCGGGCATGAGATTTGATCATAATGCAAGAACAGCACTAGCTTTTGTGACTCTCAGATCTGATGGAGAGCGCGAGTTTATGTTTTTTCGTAATCCGAGTGCAGATATGCTTTTTCAAGAATCTGAACTCGATAAGAGTCTTATTAAGAAG GCAAGTATATTCCATTATGGTTCGATTAGTTTAATAGAGGAGCCATGCAAATCAACACATCTAGCTGCAATGGCAGTAGCTAAGAATTCTGGTTGCATTCTCTCTTACGATGTGAACTTGCGATTGCCGTTATGGCCGTCAGAAGATGCGGCTCGAAATGGCATAATGAGCATATGGGATCAAGCTGATGTCATTAAG GTTAGCGAGGATGAGATTACGTTCTTGACCCGGGGTGACGATCCTTATGATGATAATGTGGTGCTAAATAAGCTTTTCCATCCCAATCTTAAGCTTCTGCTTGTTAGTGAAGGACCAGATGGTTGTAGATATTATACACAg AAATTTAAGGGTAGAGTTCCTGGTGTTAAAGTGAAGGCGATTGATACTACTGGCGCTGGTGACGCATTTGTTGGTGGAATTTTGAGCATCTTAGCTTCTGATACGAATCTGTATAAG GACGAGAGTAAACTAAGAGAAGCCCTTCTTTTTGCAAACGCGTGTGGGGCCATAACCGTAACCAAGAAAGGAGCGATTCCCGCAATGCCCACTAGAGATGAAGTCCACAAAATCTTGAAACGTGACAGCTGCTAA